From Nicotiana tabacum cultivar K326 chromosome 22, ASM71507v2, whole genome shotgun sequence, one genomic window encodes:
- the LOC142176167 gene encoding uncharacterized protein LOC142176167 → MPEPTTEDSDVVKEERNKREHDELLCRGHILNTLTDRLYDLYCNLNSPREIWTALQTAYQNEKRVSKLSDLEVKIPDALQIGAILSKLPSSWNDYGKKILHSMDKMTVEQFRTHIQIESETHARDAISQPSSSAVNFVSQNDSGSRNKHLKVSKKSSFKKRKNFSCHHCGKKGHMIRDCRYRKAGINFNAGNTEKSGKIKKS, encoded by the exons ATGCCTGAGCCCACAACAGAAGATTCTGACGTAGTCAAGGAAGAAAGGAATAAACGAGAACATGATGAACTGTTGTGTCGCGGCCATATTCTGAATACTTTGACAGATCGACTCTATGATCTTTACTGCAATCTGAATTCGCCAAGAGAGATTTGGACTGCTCTACAAACTGCATACCAGAATGAAAAACGAG TATCAAAACTAAGTGATCTTGAAGTTAAAATTCCTGATGCACTTCAAATAGGTGCTATTCTTTCGAAATTGCCTTCCTCTTGGAATGACTATGGAAAGAAAATCCTACATTCTATGGATAAAATGACTGTGGAACAATTTCGTACTCACATTCAAATTGAAAGTGAGACTCATGCTCGTGATGCTATTAGTCAGCCTTCGAGTTCCGCAGTCAATTTTGTCAGTCAGAATGATTCAGGAAGTAGGAACAAACATCTGAAAGTTTCCAAAAAGTCAtcttttaaaaagagaaagaactttAGTTGTCATCATTGTGGAAAGAAAGGCCATATGATTCGGGACTGCAGATATAGAAAGGCAGGAATAAATTTCAATGCAGGCAATACCGAAAAGTCTGGAAAGATTAAAAAATCTTGA